TTGGAATCTGCGCAGCGAGGGAACCTGATCATCAGGCGGGTGAGCTGGGGTGTCTTTCTTTTGCTTACTTTTCTTAGACAGGTAAGAAAAGTAAGGAGCACGCCGGGCGATACCGGCGACCTTTGGTTTGAAAGGGATACTGCTAGTTGGGGACACTTCCCGTAGTCCAGAGAAGTGTCCCTTGAGGAAAGTTTACTTTCGAAGAACCGCCGGGTCCCGGCCCGGCAGCCGGGTTCATTTCTTTATTAAGCGATAAAGAAACGAACCAAAGAAACCGCTCCCTTGCAGGGGGCTTTTTCGTGCGGACTGAATTGTTTCTGTTTAACTGTGTTACCGGGGAGTTTGCCTTGAGGCAAACGCAGTCCGTCGCTGTGGCTGTCGCGGTCGGGCTACGGTTCAGTGAACGCGCGAGCGGCAGCGACCTCAAGAGCTCCACGGGTGAGTCAAAAGCTTCAATGGATTCCCCCTTCGGCTACTTCGGCAAGCTCAGTACAAGATAGCTCAGGACAGGCAAGAAGAGTCAGGAACCCGCCGGGCGATACCGGCGACCTTTGGCCGGATGGGGACATTGCTGACAGGGACACTACCCGAATCTCAGGGAAGTGTCCCCCTGTAGACAGAAGACAGGAAGAACCGCGCGGTTGCGGCCGCGCACTCCGCCATACTCTTTTATTGAGCCATAAAAGAGTATGCAGAAAACGGCTCCCTTGCCGGGGGCTTTTTCGTGCGATCTGGATTATTTCTGTTCAAACTGTGCTGCCGGGGAGTTTGCCTTGAGGCAAACGCAGCTCGTCGTTGTGGCGGTTGCGGTCGGGCTGCGGTTCAGTAAACGCGCTGACGGGAGCGACCTCAAGAGCTCCACGGGTGAGTCAAAAGCTTCAATGGATTCCCCCTTCGGCTACTTCGGCAAGCTCAGCACAAGATAGCTCAGGACAGGCAAGAAGAGTCAGGAACCCGCCGGGCGATACCGGCGACCTTTGGCCGGATGGGGAGACTGCTAGTTGGGGACACTACCCGAATCTCAGGGAAGTGTCCCCCTGAAGACAGAAACAGGAAGAACCGCGCGGTTGCGGTCGGGCTGCGGTTCAGTGACCGCGCTGGCGGGTGCGACCTCAAGAGCAACGGGGGTAAGTCTAAGGCATTTGTTCCTGATTTTCTCTGGCAGCTTACAGCTTAAAACTTACAGCTGTCTTTATTTGCTTTACATAAGCCACCACACATTCGTGCGGCGGTCCGGAACGGTCTCAGGCTAAAGATCGCATTTGTATTCCGAGCCCCACTTCCTGGTAAACAGTTCATCCTCGGCAAACTTTTCTGCGAGGAAATCAATAAAACAACGCACCTTGAGCGGCACGTACTTGCTCTCGGGGTAGACCGCGTGAATCGGCGACTCCCAGGGGAGAAAATCGTTGAGGACGGTCACCAGCTCGCCGTGCGCCAGTTCGCAGCGCACCAGCCAGGCCGGCACCAGGGCGAGGCCGGTCCCGGCGATCATGATATCGCGGATGCCGTCGGTGTTGTCCGACTGGCAGTTGCCCCTGACCGGCACACTGATCTCCTCCTTCCCCTTCTTGAACCGCCAGTTGTTGCCGCTGCGCAGAAAGGTGTAGGTCAGGCAGTTGTGCTCCTTGAGATCCTCCGGGTGCTCCGGGAATCCGTACTTCTCAAAATAGGAGGGCGCCCCGACGACTACCATCGGGCTGACCCCGAGCCTGCGGGCGAGCAGCGACGAATCCTCGAGATCACCGATCCGGATCGCCAGGTCGACCCGCTCGGCCACCAGGTCAACAAAACGGTCGTTCATCATCAGGTCGATGCTGATTTCAGGGTAGCGCTCAAGGAACTCGGGCATGAACGGGGCGATGTGCAAGCGGCCGAAGGCGACCGACATGTTGACCCTGAGCCGGCCGCGCGGCGTTCCGCCGAGACTGGTCACCGTGGTTTCCGCTTCTTCGAGATCGGCCAGGATGCCGTGGCACCGTTCGTAATACGCCGAACCGGCCTCGGTCAGTACCAGCTGCCGGCTGCTCCGGTTGAGCAGGCGGACCCCGAGTTTCTGCTCCAGAGCCGAGATCTGTTTACTCACCGCCGGCTGGCCCATATTCATCTCACGGGCCACCGCCGAGAAACTTCCGGTATCAACCACCCGGGCGAAAAGTTTCATGGCTGTCAACTGGTCCATGTTCTCACCTCGCAACTATTCCATTCAGGAATGACTGGTATTCATTTTAGCACAGTTCCCCTTTCATGAGGAATACGGTAAGGTTTACCCAAGTTCGCAACAAAACTTACCGTGGGCAGGAAAAAGCCCCTTAGCAGAAAGGAACAGACCATGAAACGCTTTACTCAATTATCAGCACTCGCCGCTTTTACTTTTGCCTTTGCCGCAGCTCCGGTTGCTTCCAATATCATCGCCAACAACATGGGCAACGAGCCGCAGAAAGACAACAACTATGGATTCGAAGAAGTCCAGACTGCTGACAACAGCAACAACAAGTCTGACTGGCTCGAATTCAACGAAGTCAAAACCGCAAAAAACGAGATGAATGACAAGTCCGACTGGCTGAAGTTCAGGGATGTCAAAACAGCCCAGAGCGAACCCCAGAAAGACAACAACTACGGATTCGAAGAAGTTCAGACTGCCGAGAACAGCAACGACAAATCTGACTGGCTCGAGTTCAACGAAGTCAAAACCGCCTGATCAACGCCTCCACATCAGACGGCCAACCTGCAAAGCACCCCCGAGACCGGGGGTGCTTTTTTATGTTCAGCCGGGCGAGATTCAGACCATGCACTATCTGTCGAGCGGGCTCTTCACCCCGGCTCCACCCTTGTTGAGAACGTGGGTATAGATCATGGTTGTCGAGACATCGACATGCCCCAAAAGTTCCTGCACCGTTCGGATATCGTATCCACTGTCGAGCAGATGTGTTGCGAAGGAATGGCGCAACGTATGCGGTGTGACCCGCTTGCCCAACTCGCAAAGGCTGGCCGCATCGCGAACTGCCCGCTGAACAGACGATTCATCGAAATGGTGCCGACGGACGAAACCAGATTCCGGATCGACACTCAACTTGCTGGCCGGAAAGATGTATTGCCAGCGCCAATCCCGACCGGCCCTCGGGAATTTTTTACGGAGCGCCGTCGGCAACCACACTTCGCCGTGCCCCTGCGCGAGATCTTCCCCGTGCAACCGTCGTACGGTAACGATCTGCTCTTCCAGCATTGCCCGACAAACAGCCGGCAGCACAGTCACCCGATCCTTACGCCCCTTGCCGTCACGAATCATCAATTGATTATTGGCAAAGTCGACGTCCTGCACCCGCATGCGTACCGCCTCCATCAGGCGCAGTCCGGCCCCGTAGAGCAACTGGCAGATCAGCAGATGTGGCGGCGACAAGACATTCAACAGCAACGTCACCTCATCA
Above is a genomic segment from Desulfuromonas sp. containing:
- a CDS encoding LysR family transcriptional regulator; this encodes MDQLTAMKLFARVVDTGSFSAVAREMNMGQPAVSKQISALEQKLGVRLLNRSSRQLVLTEAGSAYYERCHGILADLEEAETTVTSLGGTPRGRLRVNMSVAFGRLHIAPFMPEFLERYPEISIDLMMNDRFVDLVAERVDLAIRIGDLEDSSLLARRLGVSPMVVVGAPSYFEKYGFPEHPEDLKEHNCLTYTFLRSGNNWRFKKGKEEISVPVRGNCQSDNTDGIRDIMIAGTGLALVPAWLVRCELAHGELVTVLNDFLPWESPIHAVYPESKYVPLKVRCFIDFLAEKFAEDELFTRKWGSEYKCDL
- a CDS encoding integron integrase, which encodes MRSTLIGRQYAKRTQAAYLDWAKRFLLYFPHRKIEDLDATAVRTYLTWLAEKHNVAVSTQKQALNALVFLFQESEGHDLGDFSDFTRARKPVRMPTVLSCDEVTLLLNVLSPPHLLICQLLYGAGLRLMEAVRMRVQDVDFANNQLMIRDGKGRKDRVTVLPAVCRAMLEEQIVTVRRLHGEDLAQGHGEVWLPTALRKKFPRAGRDWRWQYIFPASKLSVDPESGFVRRHHFDESSVQRAVRDAASLCELGKRVTPHTLRHSFATHLLDSGYDIRTVQELLGHVDVSTTMIYTHVLNKGGAGVKSPLDR